One part of the Amaranthus tricolor cultivar Red isolate AtriRed21 chromosome 16, ASM2621246v1, whole genome shotgun sequence genome encodes these proteins:
- the LOC130802180 gene encoding uncharacterized protein LOC130802180: protein MKAIQKNLFHWREKKTSKKMENMTASEIAGLGVGTFLLCATIAAPKIDSFISSSQRSSLGMCKRCGDVKLIACKTCKGSGYVKPGGLLGYSNPLDDLFPGRFGSNQRSISCVNCGAKGHFACPQCYQSSSSSIES from the exons ATGAAAGCAATCCAAAAAAATCTGTTCCATTGGAgggaaaaaaaaacaagtaagaAAATGGAAAACATGACAGCTAGCGAAATCGCAGGTCTTGGAGTTGGTACTTTTCTCTTATGTGCTACCATTGCTGCACCTAAAATCGATTCCTTTATCTCCTCTTCCCAAAGAAG TTCATTGGGGATGTGCAAACGATGTGGAGACGTGAAGTTAATAGCTTGTAAAACATGTAAAGGATCCGGGTATGTGAAACCGGGTGGATTACTTGGATATAGTAATCCTTTAGATGATTTGTTTCCGGGTCGATTCGGATCCAATCAAAGATCCATTTCTTGTGTTAATTGTGGAGCTAAGGGTCACTTTGCCTGCCCTCAATGCTACcaatcttcttcatcatcaattgaatcatag
- the LOC130802181 gene encoding myb-related protein MYBAS2-like, translating into MAAWPVQNQSWRKGPWTPEEDKLLVEYVSLHGEGRWSSVARCTGLNRNGKSCRLRWVNYLRPGLKRGQITSQEEGIIIELHSIWGNKWSKIARYVSGRTDNEIKNYWKTHFKKKERSRKVSEKISKPQILKPKPPKQQPNQIVPSQDQTPNIKQKPIFMNPNTTIEEQNLMMMIMTPTMIDATCHDQDGSWWGSLWNFSDLMQQDYNNNNQYCSKMALSLQNQANSTIINNNIISPNNNNYGYSWEGDFNNIYYEGCIF; encoded by the exons ATGGCTGCTTGGCCTGTTCAAAACCAAAGTTGGAGGAAAGGTCCTTGGACTCCTGAAGAAGACAAACTTCTTGTTGAGTATGTTAGCTTGCATGGTGAAGGAAGATGGAGTTCAGTTGCGCGTTGCACAG GATTAAATAGGAATGGCAAGAGTTGTAGGCTAAGGTGGGTGAATTATCTAAGGCCGGGATTGAAAAGAGGGCAAATAACATCTCAAGAAGAAGGCATTATCATCGAATTACATTCCATTTGGGGTAACAA ATGGTCGAAAATTGCAAGATACGTATCAGGAAGAACTGATAATGAAATCAAAAACTATTGGAAAACCCATTTCAAGAAGAAGGAAAGATCTCGAAAAGTATCcgaaaaaatatcaaaacccCAAATCCTAAAGCCAAAACCACCAAAACAACAACC cAACCAAATTGTACCATCGCAAGATCAAACTCCCAACATTAAGCAAAAACCTATATTCATGAATCCAAACACAACCATAGAGGAGCaaaacttgatgatgatgatcatgacGCCGACTATGATCGATGCCACGTGTCACGATCAGGATGGTTCATGGTGGGGAAGTCTATGGAATTTCAGTGATCTAATGCAACAagattataacaataataaccaatATTGTAGCAAAATGGCATTATCACTTCAAAACCAAGCTAAtagtactattattaataataatataataagccctaataacaataattatggATACTCTTGGGAAGgagattttaataatatttattatgaaGGTTGCATATTTTAG